One genomic region from Epinephelus moara isolate mb chromosome 8, YSFRI_EMoa_1.0, whole genome shotgun sequence encodes:
- the LOC126395024 gene encoding rho-related BTB domain-containing protein 2-like isoform X1, producing the protein MEPCFLSRSSTNPMQQHFLMLRSQLTDSDMDYERPNVETIKCVVVGDNAVGKTRLICARACNATLTQYQLLATHVPTVWAIDQYRVCQEVLERSRDVVDDVSVSLRLWDTFGDHHKDRRFAYGRSDVVVLCFSIANPNSLYHVKTMWYPEIKHFCPRAPVILVGCQLDLRYADLEAVNRARRPLARPIKSNEILPPERGREVAKELGVPYYETSVVAQFGVKDVFDNAIRAALISRRHLQFWKSHLRNVQRPLLQAPFLPPKPPPPIITVPPPPTTTEEHPVGLLEDPHCADVILVLQERQKIFAHKIYLATSSSKFYDLFIMDTQNEETERPSRGPLSGRELLMRAASFDVCESSDDGDRANLRACTSDGTLKDSEGARRGRLLSSWSRAFVSIQEELVDDPVTYSPRPMTVVHMDQSMQLGPFRAVLRYLYTGQLDENEKELMHIAHIAELLEVFDLRMMVANILNNEAFMNQEITKAFHVRRTNRVKECLAKGTFSDVVFKLDDGTIMAHKPLLISSCDWMAAMFGGPFVESCTKEVLFPNTTRSCMRAVLEYLYTGRFCSRPDLDAMELIVLANRLCLPHLVALTELYTVTVLTEAAMMGADIDGDVLVYLDMAQFHGAQQLTGWCLHHICTNYNSVCRKFPRDMKAKSTVYSDAENQEYFEKHRWPPVWYLKEDDHYQRARKERDKEDYLYQRRQCKRKWLFWNLPSSPNSNSPSSGSSAVI; encoded by the exons atggagccctgctttttatCTCGTTCATCGACCAACCCGATGCAGCAGCACTTCCTTATGTTGCG GTCCCAGCTGACAGATTCTGATATGGACTATGAGAGGCCAAACGTTGAAACTAtcaagtgtgtggtggtgggaGACAATGCAGTCGGAAAGACCCGCCTTATCTGTGCCCGGGCCTGCAATGCCACACTGACTCAGTACCAGTTACTCGCTACACATGTGCCCACAGTCTGGGCAATTGACCAGTACAGAGTGTGCCAGGAG GTCTTAGAGCGCTCCAGAGATGTGGTGGATGATGTCAGTGTGTCCCTTCGCCTCTGGGATACTTTCGGAGACCATCATAAGGACCGGCGTTTTGCATATGGCAG GTCTGATGTGGTGGTACTGTGCTTCTCAATCGCCAACCCCAACTCTTTATATCATGTGAAAACCATGTGGTACCCTGAGATCAAGCACTTCTGCCCCCGTGCTCCTGTCATTTTGGTGGGCTGTCAGCTGGACCTGCGCTATGCAGACCTGGAAGCGGTGAACAGGGCACGGAGGCCTTTAGCTAG aCCCATTAAATCCAACGAGATTCTTCCTCCAGAGAGAGGTCGGGAGGTGGCCAAAGAGTTGGGAGTGCCATATTATGAAACCAGTGTTGTTGCTCAATTTGGAGTCAAGGACGTCTTTGATAACGCTATCCGAGCTGCGCTCATCTCACGCCGACACCTGCAGTTTTGGAAATCTCACCTCAGAAATGTTCAGCGGCCTCTCCTTCAGGCGCCCTTCCTGCCACCGAAACCTCCCCCACCTATAATCACTGTGCCTCCTCCCCCAACCACCACAGAGGAGCATCCAGTCGGTCTTCTGGAGGACCCACACTGTGCTGATGTCATCCTGGTCCTGCAGGAGCGACAGAAAATCTTTGCACACAAGATATACTTGGCGACATCCTCTTCAAAGTTCTATGACCTCTTTATTATGGACACGCAAAATGAGGAGACTGAAAGGCCCTCTCGTGGTCCTCTCTCTGGCCGAGAGCTGCTGATGCGTGCTGCTAGCTTTGATGTTTGCGAAAGCAGCGACGATGGAGACAGGGCCAACCTGAGGGCATGCACTAGTGATGGGACTTTGAAAGACTCTGAGGGGGCCCGACGGGGCAGACTGCTCTCCTCGTGGAGCCGAGCCTTCGTCAGCatccaggaggagctggtggACGACCCTGTCACATACAGCCCCAGGCCCATGACTGTAGTGCACATGGACCAGTCCATGCAGCTCGGTCCTTTCCGAGCAGTGCTTCGCTACCTGTACACTGGTCAGCTAGATGAGAATGAGAAAGAGCTAATGCACATTGCACACATCGCTGAGCTGCTGGAGGTCTTTGACCTGCGGATGATGGTGGCAAACATACTTAACAATGAAGCCTTCATGAACCAAGAAATCACCAAAGCCTTCCATGTACGGCGCACAAACAGAGTCAAAGAGTGCTTGGCCAAAGGCACCTTTTCTG ATGTAGTATTCAAGCTAGACGATGGGACCATCATGGCCCACAAGCCTTTACTCATCTCTAGTTGTGATTGGATGGCAGCTATGTTTGGCGGGCCTTTTGTGGAGAGCTGCACTAAAGAG GTGCTGTTTCCCAACACAACTCGCAGCTGTATGAGGGCTGTGCTTGAATATCTCTATACTGGGCGGTTTTGTTCTCGGCCTGACCTGGATGCAATGGAGCTTATTGTTCTTGCCAATCGTCTTTGCCTCCCCCACCTGGTTGCACTTACAG aGCTCTACACAGTAACAGTATTGACGGAGGCAGCGATGATGGGGGCTGACATTGACGGAGACGTGCTGGTGTACTTGGATATGGCCCAG TTCCACGGCGCCCAACAGCTCACTGGCTGGTGTCTTCATCACATCTGCACCAACTACAACAGTGTCTGCCGCAAGTTTCCCCGAGACATGAAGGCCAAGTCTACAG TTTATTCTGATGCAGAGAACCAAGAGTACTTTGAGAAGCATCGCTGGCCCCCTGTGTGGTACCTGAAAGAGGATGACCACTACCAAAGAGCACGCAAAGAGCGCGACAAGGAGGACTACCTGTACCAGAGACGGCAATGCAAACGCAAGTGGCTCTTCTGGAACCTTCCTTCCTCCCCTAACTCAAACTCTCCCTCCTCTGGCTCATCCGCTGTCATCTGA
- the LOC126395024 gene encoding rho-related BTB domain-containing protein 2-like isoform X2: MEPCFLSRSSTNPMQQHFLMLRSQLTDSDMDYERPNVETIKCVVVGDNAVGKTRLICARACNATLTQYQLLATHVPTVWAIDQYRVCQEVLERSRDVVDDVSVSLRLWDTFGDHHKDRRFAYGRSDVVVLCFSIANPNSLYHVKTMWYPEIKHFCPRAPVILVGCQLDLRYADLEAVNRARRPLARPIKSNEILPPERGREVAKELGVPYYETSVVAQFGVKDVFDNAIRAALISRRHLQFWKSHLRNVQRPLLQAPFLPPKPPPPIITVPPPPTTTEEHPVGLLEDPHCADVILVLQERQKIFAHKIYLATSSSKFYDLFIMDTQNEETERPSRGPLSGRELLMRAASFDVCESSDDGDRANLRACTSDGTLKDSEGARRGRLLSSWSRAFVSIQEELVDDPVTYSPRPMTVVHMDQSMQLGPFRAVLRYLYTGQLDENEKELMHIAHIAELLEVFDLRMMVANILNNEAFMNQEITKAFHVRRTNRVKECLAKGTFSDVVFKLDDGTIMAHKPLLISSCDWMAAMFGGPFVESCTKEVLFPNTTRSCMRAVLEYLYTGRFCSRPDLDAMELIVLANRLCLPHLVALTELYTVTVLTEAAMMGADIDGDVLVYLDMAQFHGAQQLTGWCLHHICTNYNSVCRKFPRDMKAKSTENQEYFEKHRWPPVWYLKEDDHYQRARKERDKEDYLYQRRQCKRKWLFWNLPSSPNSNSPSSGSSAVI, translated from the exons atggagccctgctttttatCTCGTTCATCGACCAACCCGATGCAGCAGCACTTCCTTATGTTGCG GTCCCAGCTGACAGATTCTGATATGGACTATGAGAGGCCAAACGTTGAAACTAtcaagtgtgtggtggtgggaGACAATGCAGTCGGAAAGACCCGCCTTATCTGTGCCCGGGCCTGCAATGCCACACTGACTCAGTACCAGTTACTCGCTACACATGTGCCCACAGTCTGGGCAATTGACCAGTACAGAGTGTGCCAGGAG GTCTTAGAGCGCTCCAGAGATGTGGTGGATGATGTCAGTGTGTCCCTTCGCCTCTGGGATACTTTCGGAGACCATCATAAGGACCGGCGTTTTGCATATGGCAG GTCTGATGTGGTGGTACTGTGCTTCTCAATCGCCAACCCCAACTCTTTATATCATGTGAAAACCATGTGGTACCCTGAGATCAAGCACTTCTGCCCCCGTGCTCCTGTCATTTTGGTGGGCTGTCAGCTGGACCTGCGCTATGCAGACCTGGAAGCGGTGAACAGGGCACGGAGGCCTTTAGCTAG aCCCATTAAATCCAACGAGATTCTTCCTCCAGAGAGAGGTCGGGAGGTGGCCAAAGAGTTGGGAGTGCCATATTATGAAACCAGTGTTGTTGCTCAATTTGGAGTCAAGGACGTCTTTGATAACGCTATCCGAGCTGCGCTCATCTCACGCCGACACCTGCAGTTTTGGAAATCTCACCTCAGAAATGTTCAGCGGCCTCTCCTTCAGGCGCCCTTCCTGCCACCGAAACCTCCCCCACCTATAATCACTGTGCCTCCTCCCCCAACCACCACAGAGGAGCATCCAGTCGGTCTTCTGGAGGACCCACACTGTGCTGATGTCATCCTGGTCCTGCAGGAGCGACAGAAAATCTTTGCACACAAGATATACTTGGCGACATCCTCTTCAAAGTTCTATGACCTCTTTATTATGGACACGCAAAATGAGGAGACTGAAAGGCCCTCTCGTGGTCCTCTCTCTGGCCGAGAGCTGCTGATGCGTGCTGCTAGCTTTGATGTTTGCGAAAGCAGCGACGATGGAGACAGGGCCAACCTGAGGGCATGCACTAGTGATGGGACTTTGAAAGACTCTGAGGGGGCCCGACGGGGCAGACTGCTCTCCTCGTGGAGCCGAGCCTTCGTCAGCatccaggaggagctggtggACGACCCTGTCACATACAGCCCCAGGCCCATGACTGTAGTGCACATGGACCAGTCCATGCAGCTCGGTCCTTTCCGAGCAGTGCTTCGCTACCTGTACACTGGTCAGCTAGATGAGAATGAGAAAGAGCTAATGCACATTGCACACATCGCTGAGCTGCTGGAGGTCTTTGACCTGCGGATGATGGTGGCAAACATACTTAACAATGAAGCCTTCATGAACCAAGAAATCACCAAAGCCTTCCATGTACGGCGCACAAACAGAGTCAAAGAGTGCTTGGCCAAAGGCACCTTTTCTG ATGTAGTATTCAAGCTAGACGATGGGACCATCATGGCCCACAAGCCTTTACTCATCTCTAGTTGTGATTGGATGGCAGCTATGTTTGGCGGGCCTTTTGTGGAGAGCTGCACTAAAGAG GTGCTGTTTCCCAACACAACTCGCAGCTGTATGAGGGCTGTGCTTGAATATCTCTATACTGGGCGGTTTTGTTCTCGGCCTGACCTGGATGCAATGGAGCTTATTGTTCTTGCCAATCGTCTTTGCCTCCCCCACCTGGTTGCACTTACAG aGCTCTACACAGTAACAGTATTGACGGAGGCAGCGATGATGGGGGCTGACATTGACGGAGACGTGCTGGTGTACTTGGATATGGCCCAG TTCCACGGCGCCCAACAGCTCACTGGCTGGTGTCTTCATCACATCTGCACCAACTACAACAGTGTCTGCCGCAAGTTTCCCCGAGACATGAAGGCCAAGTCTACAG AGAACCAAGAGTACTTTGAGAAGCATCGCTGGCCCCCTGTGTGGTACCTGAAAGAGGATGACCACTACCAAAGAGCACGCAAAGAGCGCGACAAGGAGGACTACCTGTACCAGAGACGGCAATGCAAACGCAAGTGGCTCTTCTGGAACCTTCCTTCCTCCCCTAACTCAAACTCTCCCTCCTCTGGCTCATCCGCTGTCATCTGA